A genomic region of Actinopolymorpha sp. NPDC004070 contains the following coding sequences:
- the pstS gene encoding phosphate ABC transporter substrate-binding protein PstS, with the protein MKHTRFAALAFAALGGAVALAGCGSDPTPAAGSKGAEPTKSGSCPSGTLNAEGSSAQKNAIEQAIADYQTKCADVTINYNPTGSGAGIKQFNAGQVDFAGSDSALKTEPKDGVVEADAAKKRCQNNPAWNIPMAVGPIAIAYNVQGVGNLVLDGPTAAKIFNGTIKTWNDPAIAKLNKGAKLPNAKIVVFYRSDESGTTENFTKYLQASSGGAWKTEPAKSWEGTGSGKNKSAGVASGVKATPNSITYVEWSYARDNKLAMASIDSGSGPVKLTGESAGKAVAAAKPDGQGNDLRLKLDYATKAKGAYPIVLVTYEIVCSKGLDASKAGLVKGFLTDYSSKQTQTGLADLGYAPLPEQVRTKVETAVKAIR; encoded by the coding sequence GTGAAGCACACCCGATTCGCCGCGCTCGCATTCGCGGCACTCGGTGGCGCTGTGGCGCTGGCCGGCTGCGGGAGCGACCCGACGCCGGCGGCAGGCAGCAAGGGCGCCGAGCCGACCAAGAGCGGGTCGTGCCCCTCCGGCACCCTCAACGCGGAGGGCTCCTCGGCGCAGAAGAACGCGATCGAGCAGGCCATCGCCGACTACCAGACGAAGTGCGCCGACGTCACGATCAACTACAACCCGACGGGCTCCGGCGCGGGCATCAAGCAGTTCAACGCCGGCCAGGTCGACTTCGCCGGCTCGGACTCCGCGCTGAAGACGGAGCCGAAGGACGGCGTGGTCGAGGCCGACGCCGCCAAGAAGCGGTGCCAGAACAACCCCGCCTGGAACATCCCGATGGCGGTCGGCCCGATCGCCATCGCCTACAACGTGCAGGGTGTCGGCAACCTGGTGCTCGACGGCCCCACGGCGGCCAAGATCTTCAACGGCACCATCAAGACGTGGAACGACCCGGCGATCGCCAAGCTCAACAAGGGCGCCAAGCTGCCGAACGCGAAGATCGTGGTCTTCTACCGGTCGGACGAGTCGGGTACGACGGAGAACTTCACGAAGTACCTCCAGGCCAGCTCCGGCGGCGCGTGGAAGACCGAGCCCGCCAAGAGCTGGGAAGGCACCGGCTCGGGCAAGAACAAGTCCGCCGGCGTGGCCTCGGGCGTCAAGGCCACCCCCAACTCGATCACCTACGTCGAGTGGTCCTACGCACGTGACAACAAGCTCGCCATGGCGAGCATCGACAGCGGCTCCGGCCCGGTGAAGCTGACCGGTGAGTCGGCGGGCAAGGCCGTCGCCGCGGCGAAGCCGGACGGCCAGGGCAACGACCTGCGGCTGAAGCTGGACTACGCCACCAAGGCCAAGGGCGCCTACCCGATCGTCCTGGTCACCTACGAGATCGTCTGCTCCAAGGGTCTGGACGCCTCGAAGGCCGGGCTGGTGAAGGGCTTCCTCACCGACTACTCCAGCAAGCAGACCCAGACCGGGCTCGCCGACCTCGGCTACGCGCCGCTGCCCGAGCAGGTGCGCACCAAGGTCGAGACCGCGGTCAAGGCGATCCGCTGA
- the mshD gene encoding mycothiol synthase produces MGTSPGGIKITGRLSAAERAAVDALVEAAAAEDGVRALDERATLLLGVPDATCHLLALGGDGNGDDEVGDVAGYAHLDLPAVTADEPADGAPAQAATADLVVRPDHRGRGVGRALADALVTEAGPVPVQVWAHGPHPGAARLAAATGFTADRALAWMRRPLNGPDARPLPDIAPPAGITIRTFVPGRDEQAWLAVNAAAFAAHPEQGRWTRADLDARVGADWFDPEGFFVAERDGELVGFHWTKVHTGQVRGGEPGPAGEIYVLGVAPHAQGGGLAKALAVAGLAYLRDRGLPTVMLYVEDGNRAAVGLYEKLGFTRAATDVMYHHEPVGRLRSSLPLVHATVKR; encoded by the coding sequence GTGGGTACCTCGCCGGGTGGAATCAAGATCACCGGTCGCCTCTCCGCGGCCGAACGTGCGGCGGTCGACGCCCTGGTCGAGGCCGCCGCGGCCGAGGACGGTGTACGCGCCCTCGACGAACGCGCGACCCTGCTCCTCGGCGTGCCCGACGCCACCTGCCACCTGCTGGCCCTTGGCGGAGACGGGAACGGGGACGACGAGGTGGGCGACGTGGCGGGGTACGCCCACCTGGACCTTCCGGCGGTCACGGCCGACGAGCCCGCCGACGGCGCTCCGGCGCAGGCGGCCACCGCCGACCTGGTGGTCCGGCCCGACCACCGTGGCCGTGGCGTCGGCCGGGCACTGGCCGACGCACTGGTCACCGAGGCGGGCCCGGTGCCGGTGCAGGTGTGGGCACACGGCCCGCACCCGGGTGCCGCCCGGCTGGCCGCGGCGACCGGGTTCACCGCCGACCGGGCGCTGGCCTGGATGCGCCGGCCGCTGAACGGACCGGACGCCCGGCCGCTTCCGGACATCGCGCCGCCGGCCGGCATCACGATCCGCACCTTCGTACCCGGCCGCGACGAGCAGGCCTGGCTGGCGGTCAACGCGGCCGCGTTCGCCGCCCACCCCGAGCAGGGCCGCTGGACCCGCGCCGATCTCGACGCCCGGGTCGGCGCGGACTGGTTCGATCCGGAGGGCTTCTTCGTCGCCGAGCGCGACGGTGAACTGGTCGGCTTCCACTGGACGAAGGTGCACACCGGCCAGGTACGCGGAGGCGAGCCCGGCCCGGCGGGTGAGATCTACGTGCTCGGCGTGGCTCCGCACGCCCAGGGCGGCGGGCTGGCCAAGGCGCTGGCGGTGGCCGGTCTGGCGTACCTGCGCGACCGTGGCCTGCCGACCGTGATGCTGTACGTCGAGGACGGCAACCGCGCCGCGGTCGGCCTCTACGAGAAGCTCGGCTTCACCCGGGCCGCCACAGACGTGATGTACCACCACGAACCGGTCGGTCGGTTGAGATCGTCGCTACCGCTTGTCCACGCCACGGTGAAACGATGA
- a CDS encoding NUDIX hydrolase: MAPGRTEPRDRVVEAAGAVVWRPSAYERAEVLLVHRPKYDDWSFPKGKLEPGERAPAAAVREVAEETGISVALGPPMPPVRYPLAGGAVKVVRYWQAVPLDEGDFTPGHEVDRRVWLRIGEAARQLTHPRDRSLLTTLTPRTTRPLVLVRHGSSLPRCGWTGDDLERPLSDEGRTQAAELVGTLAAYAITRVVSSPARRCVETVLPYATAAGVRIELEPAFAEGADPELVREQAMRLLDAPEPTAVCSHRPTLPDLWAGLGVTPMPLQTGEAVVLHLAGRSPVAVERHPPAEPLSGR, translated from the coding sequence GTGGCCCCGGGGAGGACCGAACCCAGGGACCGGGTGGTCGAGGCCGCCGGTGCGGTGGTGTGGCGGCCGTCGGCGTACGAACGCGCCGAGGTGCTGCTGGTGCACCGGCCGAAGTACGACGACTGGTCCTTCCCCAAGGGCAAGCTCGAGCCGGGCGAACGCGCGCCGGCCGCGGCGGTCCGCGAGGTCGCCGAGGAGACCGGCATCTCGGTGGCGCTGGGGCCGCCGATGCCTCCCGTGCGCTACCCGCTGGCCGGCGGGGCGGTGAAGGTGGTGCGTTACTGGCAGGCCGTGCCCCTCGACGAGGGGGACTTCACGCCCGGCCACGAGGTCGACCGGCGGGTCTGGCTGCGGATCGGCGAGGCCGCCCGCCAGCTCACCCACCCCCGGGACCGTTCGCTGCTCACCACCCTGACGCCGCGGACGACCCGGCCGCTGGTGCTCGTCCGGCACGGCTCGTCGCTGCCCCGGTGCGGCTGGACCGGCGACGACCTGGAACGCCCGCTCAGCGACGAGGGCCGCACCCAGGCCGCCGAACTCGTCGGGACGCTCGCGGCGTACGCCATCACCCGGGTGGTGAGCTCACCCGCCCGGCGGTGTGTGGAGACCGTGCTGCCGTACGCCACCGCCGCCGGGGTTCGGATCGAGCTCGAGCCCGCGTTCGCCGAGGGGGCCGACCCGGAGCTGGTCCGGGAGCAGGCGATGCGCCTGCTGGACGCGCCGGAGCCGACTGCCGTGTGCTCCCACCGACCGACGCTTCCGGACCTGTGGGCGGGTCTGGGCGTGACCCCGATGCCGCTGCAGACCGGCGAGGCGGTCGTACTCCACCTCGCCGGCCGTAGTCCCGTGGCGGTCGAACGCCACCCACCAGCCGAACCCCTCTCGGGTCGCTGA
- a CDS encoding inorganic phosphate transporter, producing MELALVAAVVLIALAFDYTNGFHDAANAIASSVSTRALTPRTALALAAVMNLAGALISEGVAETIGSGIITPETDAHGMTVVLSGLVGAISWNLLTWWLGLPSSSSHALIGGLIGAGLAASASVHWATIGKKVLLPMVLSPLIGFCLAYVVMLSLLWIFRKANPSRANRGFRAGQSVSAAAMAFGHGLQDAQKTMGVIVLALVTAGLHTGSDVPLWVKLAAATAIALGTYSGGWRIMRTLGRRVIKLDPARGIAADSTASAVLYVMAIGFHAPVSTTHTVSAAIMGVGSTQRLSAVRWGVAGNIVTAWVLTIPAAAAVAAVVYYAARLFLP from the coding sequence ATGGAGCTCGCCCTCGTCGCCGCGGTCGTCCTGATCGCCCTGGCGTTCGACTACACCAACGGTTTCCACGACGCGGCGAACGCGATCGCGTCGTCGGTGTCCACCCGAGCGCTGACCCCGCGCACCGCGCTGGCGCTGGCCGCCGTGATGAACCTCGCCGGCGCGCTGATCTCCGAAGGCGTGGCCGAGACGATCGGCAGCGGCATCATCACCCCGGAGACCGACGCGCACGGCATGACGGTCGTCCTGTCCGGCCTGGTCGGCGCGATCAGCTGGAACCTCCTGACCTGGTGGCTCGGCCTGCCCTCCTCCTCCTCGCACGCCCTGATCGGCGGGCTGATCGGCGCCGGTCTGGCGGCGTCGGCCTCGGTGCACTGGGCGACGATCGGCAAGAAGGTCCTGCTGCCGATGGTGCTGTCGCCGCTGATCGGGTTCTGCCTCGCCTACGTCGTCATGCTCAGCCTGCTGTGGATCTTCCGGAAGGCGAACCCGAGCCGGGCCAACCGCGGCTTCCGCGCGGGGCAGTCGGTGTCGGCGGCGGCGATGGCGTTCGGGCACGGCCTGCAGGACGCCCAGAAGACGATGGGCGTCATCGTGCTCGCGCTGGTCACCGCCGGCCTGCACACCGGGTCCGACGTCCCGCTGTGGGTGAAGCTGGCCGCGGCCACCGCGATCGCGCTCGGTACGTACTCCGGCGGCTGGCGGATCATGCGCACCCTGGGCCGCCGGGTGATCAAGCTCGACCCTGCCCGCGGCATCGCGGCGGACAGCACGGCCTCGGCGGTGCTCTACGTGATGGCGATCGGCTTCCACGCCCCGGTCTCGACCACCCACACGGTGAGCGCGGCGATCATGGGCGTCGGCTCCACGCAGCGGCTGTCGGCGGTGCGCTGGGGCGTGGCCGGCAACATCGTCACCGCCTGGGTGCTCACCATCCCGGCGGCAGCGGCGGTCGCCGCCGTCGTCTACTACGCGGCCCGGCTCTTCCTGCCCTGA
- the pstC gene encoding phosphate ABC transporter permease subunit PstC, translating to MSSNSSRQELLDSRPRGLDLGPTGRGGDRLFSGLARGSGLAVIALVVFVAAFLLWLAVPALKDNQANFLFSRTWQPGLTPPKFGIVDLLWTTVLASAFALLLAVPVALGVALFLTHYAPARLARPITYVVDLLAAVPSIIFGLWGITELAPKLAPAGNFLSRHNLGIPFLKPGIPDTGTVFVAGVVLAIMILPIIAAFTREVFAQTPAENREAALALGATKWEMIRLTVLPYGRSGMVSAAMLGLGRALGETIAIMIILSTPSPGAPFSASLFAGGETFASKIANNAAEFDSPSKTGAYIAAGLVLFVLTFAVNALARLVLLHTGRKHS from the coding sequence ATGAGCTCGAACAGTTCCCGCCAGGAACTCCTCGACAGTCGGCCCCGGGGCTTGGACCTGGGGCCGACCGGCCGTGGTGGTGACCGGCTGTTCTCCGGTCTCGCCCGGGGCTCCGGTCTCGCCGTCATCGCGCTGGTCGTCTTCGTCGCCGCGTTCCTGCTCTGGCTCGCCGTACCCGCCCTGAAGGACAACCAGGCCAACTTCCTGTTCTCCCGGACGTGGCAGCCGGGGCTGACCCCGCCGAAGTTCGGGATCGTCGACCTGCTGTGGACGACGGTGCTGGCCTCGGCGTTCGCGCTGCTGCTGGCCGTGCCGGTCGCCCTCGGGGTGGCGTTGTTCCTCACCCACTACGCGCCGGCCCGGCTGGCCCGGCCGATCACCTACGTGGTCGACCTGCTGGCCGCCGTACCCTCGATCATCTTCGGGCTCTGGGGGATCACCGAGCTGGCACCCAAACTTGCACCGGCCGGGAACTTCCTGTCTCGCCACAACCTCGGGATCCCGTTCCTGAAGCCCGGCATCCCCGACACCGGGACGGTGTTCGTCGCCGGCGTCGTGCTGGCGATCATGATCCTGCCGATCATCGCCGCGTTCACCCGGGAGGTGTTCGCACAGACCCCCGCGGAGAACCGGGAGGCCGCGCTCGCCCTGGGCGCGACGAAGTGGGAGATGATCCGGCTGACCGTCCTGCCGTACGGCCGGTCGGGAATGGTCAGCGCCGCCATGCTCGGCCTGGGCCGGGCGCTCGGCGAGACCATCGCGATCATGATCATCCTGTCCACGCCGAGCCCGGGCGCGCCGTTCAGCGCGAGCCTGTTCGCCGGCGGCGAGACGTTCGCCAGCAAGATCGCCAACAACGCGGCGGAGTTCGACTCCCCCAGCAAGACCGGCGCCTACATCGCCGCCGGCCTGGTGCTGTTCGTACTCACGTTCGCGGTCAACGCGCTGGCCCGCCTCGTCCTGCTGCACACCGGAAGGAAGCACTCGTGA
- a CDS encoding DUF202 domain-containing protein, with product MSMPARLPSREGQLERTALAWNRTSLVLAVNGALLVRSGPACGAWAEVAGLCVLSVTLAAWLVTNRAYRGQWAGPTAALLTRGMFTVVAVVVFVGVGILDLLAVLTHS from the coding sequence ATGAGCATGCCGGCGCGGCTCCCCTCCCGGGAGGGCCAGCTCGAGCGAACGGCCCTGGCCTGGAACCGCACCTCACTGGTCCTGGCGGTCAACGGTGCGCTGTTGGTGCGCAGCGGTCCGGCGTGCGGCGCGTGGGCCGAAGTAGCCGGATTGTGCGTACTTTCTGTCACTCTTGCGGCGTGGCTCGTCACGAATCGTGCATACCGCGGTCAGTGGGCCGGACCCACTGCGGCCCTGCTCACCCGGGGCATGTTCACTGTCGTAGCCGTCGTGGTGTTCGTGGGCGTGGGGATCCTCGACCTGCTGGCGGTGCTCACCCACAGCTGA
- the pstB gene encoding phosphate ABC transporter ATP-binding protein PstB — MAKRIDVSGLDIYYGAFKAVEGVNMTVEPRNVTAFIGPSGCGKSTMLRTLNRMHEVVPGARVEGKVMLDDQDLYGSDVDPVAVRRVVGMVFQRPNPFPTMSIYDNVAAGLKLNGVRQKSVLDEAVERSLKGANLWKEVHDRLNRPGGSLSGGQQQRLCIARAIAVEPQVLLMDEPCSALDPISTLAIEDLISQLKERFTIVIVTHNMQQAARVSDATAFFNLSGQGKPGHLIEMDSTQKIFSNPSEQATEAYITGRFG, encoded by the coding sequence ATGGCGAAACGAATCGATGTCTCCGGCCTCGACATCTACTACGGCGCGTTCAAGGCGGTCGAGGGCGTCAACATGACGGTCGAGCCGCGCAACGTCACCGCGTTCATCGGCCCGTCCGGGTGCGGGAAGTCGACCATGCTGCGCACCCTCAACCGGATGCACGAGGTGGTGCCCGGCGCCCGGGTCGAGGGCAAGGTCATGCTGGACGACCAGGACCTCTACGGATCCGACGTCGACCCGGTGGCGGTGCGCCGCGTGGTCGGCATGGTCTTCCAGCGGCCCAACCCGTTCCCCACGATGTCGATCTACGACAACGTCGCCGCCGGCCTCAAGCTGAACGGCGTACGCCAGAAGAGCGTGCTGGACGAGGCGGTGGAGCGCTCCCTGAAGGGCGCGAACCTGTGGAAGGAAGTCCACGACCGGCTCAACCGGCCCGGCGGCTCACTGTCCGGCGGTCAGCAGCAGCGGCTGTGCATCGCCCGGGCGATCGCCGTCGAGCCGCAGGTGCTGCTGATGGACGAGCCGTGCTCGGCGCTGGACCCGATCTCCACGCTGGCGATCGAGGACCTCATCTCCCAGCTGAAGGAACGCTTCACGATCGTCATCGTGACGCACAACATGCAGCAGGCGGCCCGGGTGTCCGACGCCACGGCGTTCTTCAACCTGTCCGGTCAGGGCAAGCCGGGGCACCTGATCGAGATGGACAGTACGCAGAAGATCTTCTCCAACCCGTCCGAGCAGGCCACCGAGGCCTACATCACCGGGCGGTTCGGCTGA
- a CDS encoding VOC family protein yields MNERVNQHVGEQAVAGVRVTGVATVAVPVADHDRALAFYVGTCGFEVTMDGSFGPGQRWVEVAPSSEGPAGGTTIALVSARDEAPAGVDTGIRLATADAGADHAYLREHGVDVDPEVLRWPGVPPMFGLRDPDANHLYVVERA; encoded by the coding sequence ATGAACGAGCGAGTGAACCAGCACGTCGGGGAGCAGGCGGTCGCGGGCGTCCGGGTGACCGGGGTGGCGACGGTGGCGGTGCCGGTGGCCGACCACGACCGCGCTCTGGCGTTCTATGTGGGTACGTGCGGGTTCGAGGTGACCATGGACGGCTCGTTCGGCCCGGGGCAGCGCTGGGTGGAGGTGGCTCCGTCATCCGAGGGCCCGGCAGGGGGTACGACGATCGCCCTGGTCAGCGCTCGGGACGAGGCGCCCGCCGGGGTGGACACCGGCATCCGGCTGGCCACGGCGGACGCCGGCGCCGACCATGCGTACCTGCGTGAGCACGGTGTGGACGTCGACCCCGAGGTGCTGCGCTGGCCCGGCGTGCCGCCGATGTTCGGCCTGCGCGACCCCGACGCCAACCATCTCTACGTCGTCGAGCGCGCCTGA
- a CDS encoding RNA degradosome polyphosphate kinase, which yields MTEYDVEPPYDVTEGDLPDDRFLDRELSWLHFNTRVLELAEDPQMPLLERVRFLAIFANNLDEFFMVRVAGLKRRMAAGVAVRAASGLLPKEVLESIWARTRELMVRHADAFHDRVLPELVAQGIEVQRWDDLDEDARKRMHELFGARVFPVLTPLAVDPAHPFPYISGLSLNLAVVVRNPQTGGEHFARVKVPQILPRFVPVDKQRYVPLEDVIAAHLDQLFPGMEILQHHSFRVTRNEDLEVEEDDAENLLQALERELLRRRFGPPVRLEVEASIDPHVLDLLVSELGVSEEEVCRLAGPLDLSGLSAIADLDRADLKFPAFVPVTHRDLAEVESSHPPDVFSAVRQREVLLHHPYDSFSTSVQRFIEQAAADPHVLAIKQTLYRTNEESPIVDALIDAAEAGKQVLVVVEIKARFDEEANIRWARQLEQSGCHVVYGLIGLKTHCKLALVVREEPDGLRRYAHIGTGNYNPKTARLYEDLGLLSSDPVLAADLSALFNTLSGYARTTEYDRLLVAPRSVRTSLIERIHREVAHHRAGRPACIRWKVNALVDEAVIDALYEASRAGVPIDLWIRGICALRPGVPGLSETIRVRSVLGRFLEHSRIFWFANGGDTDVWIGSADMMHRNLDRRVEALAQIRQDDHVTELTKLLDLAFDDRTSSWHLAADGDWIRHHLDAEGAPLRDLQQHLISVKLRHRMKVAAGQGVA from the coding sequence ATCACCGAGTACGACGTCGAACCCCCGTACGACGTGACCGAGGGCGACCTGCCCGACGACCGGTTCCTCGACCGGGAGCTGTCCTGGCTGCACTTCAACACCCGGGTGCTCGAGCTCGCCGAGGACCCCCAGATGCCACTGCTGGAACGCGTGCGGTTCCTCGCGATCTTCGCCAACAACCTGGACGAGTTCTTCATGGTCCGGGTCGCCGGCCTCAAGCGCCGGATGGCCGCGGGCGTCGCCGTGCGGGCCGCCTCCGGGCTGCTGCCGAAGGAGGTGCTGGAGAGCATCTGGGCGCGCACCCGGGAGCTGATGGTGCGGCACGCGGACGCGTTCCACGACCGGGTGCTGCCGGAGCTGGTCGCGCAGGGCATCGAGGTGCAGCGCTGGGACGACCTGGACGAGGACGCCCGCAAGCGCATGCACGAACTGTTCGGCGCCCGGGTCTTCCCGGTGCTCACGCCGCTCGCGGTCGACCCGGCGCACCCGTTCCCGTACATCTCCGGGCTGTCCCTCAACCTCGCGGTCGTCGTGCGCAACCCGCAGACCGGCGGCGAGCACTTCGCCCGGGTGAAGGTGCCGCAGATCCTGCCCCGGTTCGTTCCGGTGGACAAGCAGCGCTACGTCCCGCTGGAGGACGTCATCGCCGCGCACCTGGACCAGCTGTTCCCCGGCATGGAGATCCTCCAGCACCACTCGTTCCGGGTCACCCGCAACGAGGACCTCGAGGTGGAGGAGGACGACGCGGAGAACCTCCTGCAGGCGCTGGAGCGGGAGCTGCTGCGCCGCCGGTTCGGGCCGCCGGTGCGGCTGGAGGTGGAGGCGTCCATCGACCCGCACGTCCTCGACCTGCTGGTGTCCGAGCTCGGCGTCAGCGAGGAGGAGGTGTGCCGGCTGGCCGGGCCGCTGGACCTGTCCGGCCTGTCCGCGATCGCCGACCTGGACCGCGCCGACCTGAAGTTCCCCGCGTTCGTGCCGGTGACCCACCGGGACCTCGCCGAGGTGGAGAGCTCGCACCCGCCGGACGTGTTCTCCGCCGTACGCCAGCGGGAGGTGTTGCTGCACCACCCGTACGACTCGTTCTCCACCAGCGTGCAGCGGTTCATCGAGCAGGCCGCCGCCGACCCGCACGTGCTGGCGATCAAGCAGACCCTCTACCGCACCAACGAGGAGTCGCCGATCGTCGACGCGCTGATCGACGCCGCCGAGGCCGGCAAGCAGGTGCTGGTCGTGGTGGAGATCAAGGCCCGGTTCGACGAGGAGGCCAACATCCGCTGGGCCCGGCAGTTGGAGCAGTCCGGCTGTCACGTCGTCTACGGCCTGATCGGGCTGAAGACCCACTGCAAGCTGGCGCTCGTCGTCCGCGAGGAACCGGACGGGCTGCGCCGCTACGCCCACATCGGCACCGGCAACTACAACCCCAAGACCGCCCGGCTGTACGAGGACCTCGGGCTGCTCAGCAGCGACCCCGTGCTGGCCGCCGACCTGAGCGCGTTGTTCAACACGTTGTCGGGGTACGCCCGGACCACGGAGTACGACCGGCTGCTGGTCGCGCCGCGCTCGGTGCGTACGTCTCTGATCGAACGCATCCACCGGGAGGTGGCCCACCACCGGGCCGGCCGGCCCGCGTGCATCAGGTGGAAGGTCAACGCGCTGGTCGACGAGGCGGTGATCGACGCGCTGTACGAGGCGTCCCGGGCCGGTGTCCCGATCGACCTGTGGATCCGCGGGATCTGCGCGTTGCGGCCCGGGGTGCCCGGCCTGTCCGAGACGATCCGCGTCCGCAGCGTGCTCGGCCGGTTCCTGGAGCACTCCCGGATCTTCTGGTTCGCCAACGGCGGCGACACCGACGTGTGGATCGGGTCCGCGGACATGATGCACCGCAACCTCGACCGCCGGGTGGAGGCGCTCGCCCAGATCCGCCAGGACGACCACGTGACCGAGCTGACCAAGCTGCTCGACCTGGCCTTCGACGACCGCACCTCGTCGTGGCACCTCGCCGCCGACGGCGACTGGATCCGCCACCACCTCGACGCCGAGGGCGCACCGCTGCGCGACCTGCAGCAGCACCTGATCTCGGTCAAGCTGCGCCACCGGATGAAGGTGGCCGCGGGGCAGGGGGTGGCATGA
- a CDS encoding DUF47 family protein, translating to MRFRFTPVDTTFYDLFAKSASILVDGARLFAELLAHDADRQASARLMKDAEHRADEATHEIIRRVNSTFVTPFDREDIYRLAAGLDDVMDYMEAAVDSIVLYELEQLPEGLEQQVEVLQRAAALTAEAMPRLRTMRDLEEYWIEVNRLENLGDQIHRQMLAKLFSGAYDALTVLKLKDVIELVELAVDAFEKVANTVEQIAVKES from the coding sequence GTGCGCTTCCGATTCACTCCGGTGGACACGACGTTCTACGACCTCTTCGCCAAGTCCGCCAGCATCCTGGTCGACGGCGCCCGACTGTTCGCCGAGTTGCTCGCCCACGATGCCGACCGGCAGGCCAGTGCCCGGCTGATGAAGGACGCCGAGCACCGGGCCGACGAGGCCACCCACGAGATCATCCGCCGGGTCAACAGCACCTTCGTCACGCCGTTCGACCGCGAGGACATCTACCGCCTCGCCGCCGGCCTGGACGACGTCATGGACTACATGGAGGCGGCGGTCGACTCGATCGTCCTCTACGAGCTCGAACAGCTGCCGGAGGGACTCGAGCAGCAGGTCGAGGTGCTCCAGCGGGCCGCCGCGCTCACCGCCGAGGCCATGCCCCGGCTGCGTACGATGCGCGACCTGGAGGAGTACTGGATCGAGGTCAACCGGCTGGAGAACCTCGGTGACCAGATCCACCGGCAGATGCTCGCCAAGCTGTTCAGCGGTGCCTACGACGCGTTGACCGTGCTGAAGCTCAAGGACGTGATCGAGCTCGTCGAGCTCGCCGTCGACGCGTTCGAGAAGGTCGCCAACACGGTCGAGCAGATCGCGGTCAAGGAGTCGTGA
- the pstA gene encoding phosphate ABC transporter permease PstA, with translation MSALSSARPAGSHVDLTGKRSRGRAVRNVVATVLVAACFALALVPLVWILWTVASKGFHLLLDPNWWGQSQRGITSRTAGGGAYHAIMGSLITAVMCALVSVPIGVFGAIYLVEYGRGGPLARAVSFMVDILTGIPSIVAALFIYALWVTLFGFGRVGFAVSLSLVLLMVPTVLRLTEEVLRLVPNELREASAALGVPRWKTILKVVVPTAFSGIVTGVMLGLARIMGETAPLLILGPYTSGINFNPFAGNMAALPTMINQDRTESLQPAVDRTWAAALTLVLLVLVLNLLARAVARFSAVRKR, from the coding sequence GTGAGTGCGCTCAGCTCGGCCCGCCCGGCCGGGTCCCACGTCGACCTGACCGGCAAGCGGTCCAGGGGCCGCGCCGTCCGCAACGTGGTGGCGACGGTGCTGGTCGCGGCCTGCTTCGCGCTGGCGCTGGTACCGCTGGTGTGGATCCTGTGGACGGTCGCGAGCAAGGGCTTCCACCTCCTGCTCGACCCCAACTGGTGGGGCCAGTCCCAGCGCGGGATCACCTCCCGCACGGCCGGCGGCGGCGCCTACCACGCGATCATGGGCTCGCTGATCACCGCGGTCATGTGTGCGCTGGTCTCGGTGCCGATCGGCGTGTTCGGCGCGATCTACCTGGTGGAGTACGGCCGGGGCGGACCGCTCGCCCGCGCCGTGAGCTTCATGGTGGACATCCTCACCGGCATCCCGTCCATCGTCGCGGCGCTGTTCATCTACGCGCTGTGGGTGACGTTGTTCGGCTTCGGCCGGGTCGGGTTCGCGGTCAGCCTGTCGCTGGTCCTGCTGATGGTGCCGACCGTGCTGCGCCTCACCGAGGAGGTGCTGCGGCTGGTGCCGAACGAGTTGCGCGAGGCCTCCGCCGCGCTCGGCGTGCCCCGGTGGAAGACGATCCTGAAGGTCGTCGTCCCGACGGCCTTCAGCGGCATCGTCACCGGCGTGATGCTCGGCCTGGCCCGGATCATGGGCGAGACCGCGCCGCTGCTGATCCTCGGTCCCTACACCAGCGGGATCAACTTCAACCCGTTCGCGGGGAACATGGCCGCCCTGCCCACGATGATCAACCAGGACCGTACGGAGTCCCTCCAGCCGGCCGTGGACCGCACCTGGGCCGCGGCCCTGACGCTGGTCCTGCTGGTACTGGTCCTCAACCTTCTCGCGCGAGCCGTCGCCCGGTTCAGCGCCGTACGCAAGCGTTAG
- a CDS encoding DUF202 domain-containing protein has protein sequence MGGTEPDYRFSLANERTFLAYLRTGLALGAAGVAAVQFLTSVEPAWLRRLFGLVLAAGGIATTLGAYVRWRRTAAAMRRGAPLPATLMPLGLAFTVFVVTGLAIYLVAFGQR, from the coding sequence ATGGGTGGCACCGAACCCGACTATCGCTTCAGCCTGGCCAACGAGCGCACCTTCCTCGCCTACCTGCGGACCGGCCTCGCACTGGGAGCGGCCGGGGTGGCCGCGGTCCAGTTCCTGACCTCGGTGGAGCCGGCGTGGCTGCGGCGGCTGTTCGGCCTGGTGCTCGCGGCCGGGGGCATTGCCACCACGCTCGGGGCCTATGTCCGGTGGCGGCGCACGGCCGCCGCGATGCGCAGGGGAGCGCCGCTTCCGGCCACGCTGATGCCCCTCGGGCTGGCGTTCACGGTCTTCGTGGTGACCGGCCTGGCGATCTACCTGGTCGCGTTCGGGCAGCGCTGA